From Epinephelus lanceolatus isolate andai-2023 chromosome 12, ASM4190304v1, whole genome shotgun sequence, the proteins below share one genomic window:
- the LOC117272130 gene encoding SUN domain-containing ossification factor isoform X3 yields MKMTPLLWRVVSVWLCMAVLFRYPSCYVGCTESHQEAQGLVSSQDVGTEEESGEKIHQHKVEESWVLPAQPPSEDEQLIEDDQQKQEQIIQEVDKKQSLEAFEAEEPAVEEELEADKGISQPEPEPEQSSENQHPETSITPDQASLLPSSHPVSELAAELEDNANTINLQDNIPDRQDIITNSVSDDAVDVAAPEVIDSDLPPADCEEEKNPYDNDSSPPIVLENTSNVHTAGTKTHTDPPLTSKTGPGTQPLEANTSHMLKKQDPSSPVTTGTDSSPSSKDPEDIPTFDEWTRKMMEVENEKTQSTHSSNNGAPHTVKKVQKNFNNYASVECGAKILGANPEAKSTSAILRENMDLYMLNPCSNKIWFIIELCEPIQVKQLDIANFELFSSTPKDFLVSISDRYPTNKWLKLGTFHARDERTVQSFPLDEHLYAKYVKVELVSHFGSEHFCPLSLIRVFGTSMVEEYEEIADPAERPDDQDDDLDYPPGYAPGEVKLSKNLIGSAKDVILNMVNNIAVNVLGGSPEMQGNLSSQEVNMTEPSSQLETTPQTTTTDLTLVPDTQVEEVLPDPDIPETVAPSSETSEPETPTEDTSKQELPPVEEKIIIPLEKDEEEPISSTITLLDKEEELDEEKEKTDQHKRQQKIQNYCSLLPSLSSSCSCAASLQEYLHRQCSALLSKKRRCQIVNRKQTIPPIQTPTWHLPPSPSACPEPEQHHSEVHQPHEQEQASEQEPESGASPAETPPGKTVESHKESMSEPPLLEPSQTSNLPTPSATDLSSAKATPIVETPQLSSEEPARELKPEKSQDVLAEEKHIEPSVSLSSSVSVKPGVSATVDVASVAPTEKSDIEVSKPEINAPIQTPEKTDESQVLHPTTPPQLEHHPDPPVVPDSSTVPTEPTHPAPDTITELEPSGGPLVITENKIEDFAEDITTSSTGKPSSPTTPSLSDIYAEPPNGTEQNGNPVHGSSQKESVFMRLNNRIKALEMNMSLSGRYLEQLSQRYRKQMEEMQKAFNKTIIKLQNTSRIAEEQDQRQTESIHMLQGQLENVTQLVLNLSVRVSQLQNEVADRQNYLLLSLVVCLCLGLLLCVNHCRINTISPTAEPEPPIPKSYTYCCPERQFSSCDETGLKRSASYPLIHTLATTEGPEMLHAEETQSLCPANRKRRRRKMKPMEKVETLKPSFHAAPELCNGAVVCNGAPITTNPTPLTKRLLPPLFRDSPSEVSSEGSSHSDDPSFCGITTACSRICDGLPPPKTRAEKRALRRRRPKSSCAVVDFLQAPRRDRSEPLPISTIQDIMNRKTEQSSGTCGVNVTLSGPV; encoded by the exons ATGAAGATGACACCACTGTTATGGCGAGTTGTGTCAGTGTGGCTATGTATGGCTGTGCTCTTTCG GTACCCTAGTTGCTATGTCGGTTGCACAGAGTCGCACCAGGAGGCCCAGGGGCTCGTGTCCTCACAGGACGTCGGTACAGAGGAAGAGTCAGGGGAGAAGATTCATCAGCACAAG GTTGAGGAAAGCTGGGTCTTACCTGCCCAGCCCCCATCTGAAGATGAGCAGCTGATAGAGGATGATCAGCAAAAACAGGAGCAGATAATCCAAGAGGTGGACAAGAAACAATCTTTAGAG GCCTTTGAAGCAGAGGAGCCTGCTGTAGAAGAAGAGCTGGAGGCAGACAAAGGAATTTCACAACCTGAACCAGAACCTGAGCAAAGCTCTGAAAATCAGCATCCTGAAACCTCCATCACTCCAGACCAGGCATCACTGCTGCCTTCCTCTCACCCTGTCTCTGAACTTGCTGCTGAGCTTGAAGATAATGCAAACACCATCAACCTTCAGGACAACATCCCAGATAGGCAAGATATTATTACCAACAG tgtttcagaTGATGCAGTTGATGTAGCTGCACCCGAGGTCATTGATTCTGACCTGCCTCCAGCTGActgtgaggaggagaagaaccCATATGACAATGATAG CAGTCCTCCAATTGTTCTGGAGAACACTTCCAATGTTCACACTGCAGGTACTAAAACCCACACGGACCCACCTCTGACTTCTAAGACTGGTCCTGGCACACAGCCTCTGGAGGCCAACACCTCACACATGCTGAAAAAGCAG GACCCGAGCTCCCCTGTTACCACAGGCACAGATTCCAGTCCGAGCAGCAAAGACCCCGAGGACATCCCCACTTTTGATGAGTGGACGCGGAAGATGATGGAGGTCGAGAATGAAAAGA CTCAGTCCACTCATTCTTCCAACAACGGGGCTCCTCACACGGTGAAGAAGGTCCAGAAGAACTTTAATAACTACGCCTCAGTGGAGTGTGGAGCTAAGATCCTTGGCGCTAACCCAGAGGCAAag agcaCTTCAGCCATACTGAGGGAGAACATGGACTTGTACATGTTAAACCCCTGTAGTAATAAAATCTG GTTCATCATTGAGCTCTGTGAGCCCATCCAGGTGAAGCAGCTGGACATCGCTAACTTTGAGTTATTCTCTTCTACGCCCAAGGACTTTCTCGTCTCCATCAGTGACAG ATATCCAACAAACAAGTGGCTGAAGCTGGGAACCTTTCATGCCCGGGATGAACGCACAGTCCAGAGCTTCCCATTGGACGAGCACCTCTATGCTAAATATGTGAAG gTAGAGCTGGTCTCTCACTTTGGCTCTGAACATTTCTGCCCTCTCAGTCTCATAAG GGTGTTTGGCACAAGCATGGTGGAAGAGTACGAGGAGATCGCTGATCCCGCAGAAAGACCAGATGATCAGGATGATGATTTGG ATTATCCTCCTGGATACGCACCTGGTGAAGTCAAGTTATCCAAGAACCTGATTGGATCAGCAAAGG ATGTCATCTTGAACATGGTAAATAACATTGCCGTCAATGTTCTCGGTGGAAGCCCAGAAATGCAAG gcAACCTTTcatcacaggaagtgaacatgACTGAGCCATCATCCCAACTTGAAACTACCCCTCAAACTACCACCACAGACCTCACCTTAGT TCCAGACACACAAGTGGAAGAGGTTTTACCAGACCCTGATATCCCTGAAACTGTAGCCCCATCCTCAGAGACCTCTGAGCCAGAGACGCCTACTGAAGATACAAGCAAACAAGAGCTCCCCCCAGTGGAGGAAAAAATAATCATTCCTTTAGAGAAAGATGAAGAAGAGCCCATCAGCTCTACAATCACCCTTTTGGATAAGGAGGAGGAGTTGGatgaagaaaaggagaaaacGGATCAACATAAGCGACAACAAAAAATCCAGAACTACTGTTCACTacttccttctctttcttcctcgTGCTCTTGTGCAGCATCCCTCCAGGAGTATCTGCATAGGCAGTGTTCAGCTCTGCTCTCCAAAAAACGGAGATGCCAAATTGTGAACAGAAAGCAAACGATTCCTCCCATCCAAACACCCACTTGGCACCTACCCCCATCCCCATCTGCTTGCCCTGAACCCGAGCAGCACCATAGTGAGGTACACCAGCCCCATGAACAAGAACAAGCCTCTGAACAGGAGCCAGAGAGCGGAGCCAGCCCGGCGGAAACGCCTCCGGGGAAAACAGTCGAATCTCATAAAGAGTCTATGTCCGAACCTCCTCTGCTGGAGCCGAGTCAAACCTCGAACCTCCCCACACCCAGTGCCACTGACTTATCCTCTGCCAAAGCTACCCCTATTGTGGAGACACCACAGCTGTCTTCTGAGGAACCAGCGAGGGAGCTGAAGCCAGAAAAGAGCCAGGATGTGCTGGCTGAAGAGAAGCACATTGAGCCTTCAGTTTCTCTTAGTAGCTCCGTCTCTGTAAAACCCGGTGTCAGTGCCACAGTGGACGTCGCCTCAGTGGCACCAACAGAGAAGTCTGACATTGAGGTTTCTAAACCAGAGATAAACGCCCCCATCCAAACCCCAGAAAAGACGGATGAATCCCAAGTTCTCCATCCCACCACCCCCCCTCAGTTAGAGCATCACCCTGACCCTCCAGTTGTCCCTGACAGTAGTACTGTTCCCACTGAGCCTACCCACCCTGCTCCAGACACCATTACAGAACTTGAGCCCTCTGGTGGTCCCCTGGTcatcacagaaaataagatcGAGGATTTTGCCGAAGACATCACTACGTCATCAACTGGCAAACCTTCCTCGCCTACCACACCGTCCCTCTCAGACATCTATGCAGAGCCCCCCAACGGCACGGAGCAGAACGGGAACCCAGTGCACGGCTCCAGCCAGAAGGAGTCCGTGTTCATGAGACTCAACAACCGCATCAAGGCCCTGGAGATGAACATGTCACTGAGTGGACGCTACCTGGAGCAGCTAAGCCAGAG GTATCGAAAGCAGATGGAGGAGATGCAGAAGGCTTTCAACAAAACCATCATTAAACTCCAGAACACGTCTAGAATAGCAGAGGAGCAG GACCAGCGTCAGACTGAGTCCATTCATATGCTGCAGGGCCAGCTGGAGAATGTGACTCAGCTGGTTCTCAACCTGTCTGTCAGAGTCAGCCAGCTGCAGAATGAG GTTGCAGACAGGCAGAACTACCTTCTGCTGTCtctggtggtgtgtctgtgtctcggTCTGCTGCTGTGCGTCAACCACTGCCGCATCAACACAATTTCTCCAACCGCAGAACCAGAGCCACCCATACCTAAGAGCTACACCTACTGCTGTCCTGAAAG GCAGTTCTCTTCCTGTGATGAGACGGGCTTGAAGAGGAGCGCTTCCTAtccactcatacacacactcgcCACCACTGAAG GCCCTGAAATGCTGCACGCAGAGGAGACGCAGAGTCTTTGTCCAGCTAACAGAAAG AGGAGACGCCGTAAGATGAAACCCATGGAGAAAGTGGAGACTCTGAAACCTTCTTTTCACGCAGCTCCTGAACTGTGTAACGGAGCTGTTGTGTGTAACGGTGCACCCATCACCACAAACCCCACCCCCCTCACAAAAAGGTTACTTCCACCTCTGTTTAGAGACTCACCATCAGAGGTCAGCTCGGAGGGCTCGTCACATTCAGACGACCCCTCCTTCTGTGGCATCACCACAGCTTGCAGCCGGATCTGTGACGGGCTCCCTCCACCCAAGACCCGGGCGGAGAAACGGGCATTAAGACGCAGGCGTCCAAAGTCCAGCTGCGCGGTGGTGGACTTTCTTCAAGCCCCACGGAGGGACAGGAGCGAACCATTGCCCATCTCTACCATACAGGACATCATGAACAGGAAAACGGAGCAAAGCTCTGGGACATGTGGGGTGAATGTCACCCTTTCGGGTCCTGTTTGA
- the LOC117272130 gene encoding SUN domain-containing ossification factor isoform X1: MKMTPLLWRVVSVWLCMAVLFRYPSCYVGCTESHQEAQGLVSSQDVGTEEESGEKIHQHKVEESWVLPAQPPSEDEQLIEDDQQKQEQIIQEVDKKQSLEAFEAEEPAVEEELEADKGISQPEPEPEQSSENQHPETSITPDQASLLPSSHPVSELAAELEDNANTINLQDNIPDRQDIITNSVSDDAVDVAAPEVIDSDLPPADCEEEKNPYDNDSSPPIVLENTSNVHTAGTKTHTDPPLTSKTGPGTQPLEANTSHMLKKQDPSSPVTTGTDSSPSSKDPEDIPTFDEWTRKMMEVENEKTQSTHSSNNGAPHTVKKVQKNFNNYASVECGAKILGANPEAKSTSAILRENMDLYMLNPCSNKIWFIIELCEPIQVKQLDIANFELFSSTPKDFLVSISDRYPTNKWLKLGTFHARDERTVQSFPLDEHLYAKYVKMFTKYIKVELVSHFGSEHFCPLSLIRVFGTSMVEEYEEIADPAERPDDQDDDLDYPPGYAPGEVKLSKNLIGSAKDVILNMVNNIAVNVLGGSPEMQGNLSSQEVNMTEPSSQLETTPQTTTTDLTLVPDTQVEEVLPDPDIPETVAPSSETSEPETPTEDTSKQELPPVEEKIIIPLEKDEEEPISSTITLLDKEEELDEEKEKTDQHKRQQKIQNYCSLLPSLSSSCSCAASLQEYLHRQCSALLSKKRRCQIVNRKQTIPPIQTPTWHLPPSPSACPEPEQHHSEVHQPHEQEQASEQEPESGASPAETPPGKTVESHKESMSEPPLLEPSQTSNLPTPSATDLSSAKATPIVETPQLSSEEPARELKPEKSQDVLAEEKHIEPSVSLSSSVSVKPGVSATVDVASVAPTEKSDIEVSKPEINAPIQTPEKTDESQVLHPTTPPQLEHHPDPPVVPDSSTVPTEPTHPAPDTITELEPSGGPLVITENKIEDFAEDITTSSTGKPSSPTTPSLSDIYAEPPNGTEQNGNPVHGSSQKESVFMRLNNRIKALEMNMSLSGRYLEQLSQRYRKQMEEMQKAFNKTIIKLQNTSRIAEEQDQRQTESIHMLQGQLENVTQLVLNLSVRVSQLQNEVADRQNYLLLSLVVCLCLGLLLCVNHCRINTISPTAEPEPPIPKSYTYCCPERQFSSCDETGLKRSASYPLIHTLATTEGPEMLHAEETQSLCPANRKRRRRKMKPMEKVETLKPSFHAAPELCNGAVVCNGAPITTNPTPLTKRLLPPLFRDSPSEVSSEGSSHSDDPSFCGITTACSRICDGLPPPKTRAEKRALRRRRPKSSCAVVDFLQAPRRDRSEPLPISTIQDIMNRKTEQSSGTCGVNVTLSGPV; this comes from the exons ATGAAGATGACACCACTGTTATGGCGAGTTGTGTCAGTGTGGCTATGTATGGCTGTGCTCTTTCG GTACCCTAGTTGCTATGTCGGTTGCACAGAGTCGCACCAGGAGGCCCAGGGGCTCGTGTCCTCACAGGACGTCGGTACAGAGGAAGAGTCAGGGGAGAAGATTCATCAGCACAAG GTTGAGGAAAGCTGGGTCTTACCTGCCCAGCCCCCATCTGAAGATGAGCAGCTGATAGAGGATGATCAGCAAAAACAGGAGCAGATAATCCAAGAGGTGGACAAGAAACAATCTTTAGAG GCCTTTGAAGCAGAGGAGCCTGCTGTAGAAGAAGAGCTGGAGGCAGACAAAGGAATTTCACAACCTGAACCAGAACCTGAGCAAAGCTCTGAAAATCAGCATCCTGAAACCTCCATCACTCCAGACCAGGCATCACTGCTGCCTTCCTCTCACCCTGTCTCTGAACTTGCTGCTGAGCTTGAAGATAATGCAAACACCATCAACCTTCAGGACAACATCCCAGATAGGCAAGATATTATTACCAACAG tgtttcagaTGATGCAGTTGATGTAGCTGCACCCGAGGTCATTGATTCTGACCTGCCTCCAGCTGActgtgaggaggagaagaaccCATATGACAATGATAG CAGTCCTCCAATTGTTCTGGAGAACACTTCCAATGTTCACACTGCAGGTACTAAAACCCACACGGACCCACCTCTGACTTCTAAGACTGGTCCTGGCACACAGCCTCTGGAGGCCAACACCTCACACATGCTGAAAAAGCAG GACCCGAGCTCCCCTGTTACCACAGGCACAGATTCCAGTCCGAGCAGCAAAGACCCCGAGGACATCCCCACTTTTGATGAGTGGACGCGGAAGATGATGGAGGTCGAGAATGAAAAGA CTCAGTCCACTCATTCTTCCAACAACGGGGCTCCTCACACGGTGAAGAAGGTCCAGAAGAACTTTAATAACTACGCCTCAGTGGAGTGTGGAGCTAAGATCCTTGGCGCTAACCCAGAGGCAAag agcaCTTCAGCCATACTGAGGGAGAACATGGACTTGTACATGTTAAACCCCTGTAGTAATAAAATCTG GTTCATCATTGAGCTCTGTGAGCCCATCCAGGTGAAGCAGCTGGACATCGCTAACTTTGAGTTATTCTCTTCTACGCCCAAGGACTTTCTCGTCTCCATCAGTGACAG ATATCCAACAAACAAGTGGCTGAAGCTGGGAACCTTTCATGCCCGGGATGAACGCACAGTCCAGAGCTTCCCATTGGACGAGCACCTCTATGCTAAATATGTGAAG ATGTTCACCAAGTACATAAAG gTAGAGCTGGTCTCTCACTTTGGCTCTGAACATTTCTGCCCTCTCAGTCTCATAAG GGTGTTTGGCACAAGCATGGTGGAAGAGTACGAGGAGATCGCTGATCCCGCAGAAAGACCAGATGATCAGGATGATGATTTGG ATTATCCTCCTGGATACGCACCTGGTGAAGTCAAGTTATCCAAGAACCTGATTGGATCAGCAAAGG ATGTCATCTTGAACATGGTAAATAACATTGCCGTCAATGTTCTCGGTGGAAGCCCAGAAATGCAAG gcAACCTTTcatcacaggaagtgaacatgACTGAGCCATCATCCCAACTTGAAACTACCCCTCAAACTACCACCACAGACCTCACCTTAGT TCCAGACACACAAGTGGAAGAGGTTTTACCAGACCCTGATATCCCTGAAACTGTAGCCCCATCCTCAGAGACCTCTGAGCCAGAGACGCCTACTGAAGATACAAGCAAACAAGAGCTCCCCCCAGTGGAGGAAAAAATAATCATTCCTTTAGAGAAAGATGAAGAAGAGCCCATCAGCTCTACAATCACCCTTTTGGATAAGGAGGAGGAGTTGGatgaagaaaaggagaaaacGGATCAACATAAGCGACAACAAAAAATCCAGAACTACTGTTCACTacttccttctctttcttcctcgTGCTCTTGTGCAGCATCCCTCCAGGAGTATCTGCATAGGCAGTGTTCAGCTCTGCTCTCCAAAAAACGGAGATGCCAAATTGTGAACAGAAAGCAAACGATTCCTCCCATCCAAACACCCACTTGGCACCTACCCCCATCCCCATCTGCTTGCCCTGAACCCGAGCAGCACCATAGTGAGGTACACCAGCCCCATGAACAAGAACAAGCCTCTGAACAGGAGCCAGAGAGCGGAGCCAGCCCGGCGGAAACGCCTCCGGGGAAAACAGTCGAATCTCATAAAGAGTCTATGTCCGAACCTCCTCTGCTGGAGCCGAGTCAAACCTCGAACCTCCCCACACCCAGTGCCACTGACTTATCCTCTGCCAAAGCTACCCCTATTGTGGAGACACCACAGCTGTCTTCTGAGGAACCAGCGAGGGAGCTGAAGCCAGAAAAGAGCCAGGATGTGCTGGCTGAAGAGAAGCACATTGAGCCTTCAGTTTCTCTTAGTAGCTCCGTCTCTGTAAAACCCGGTGTCAGTGCCACAGTGGACGTCGCCTCAGTGGCACCAACAGAGAAGTCTGACATTGAGGTTTCTAAACCAGAGATAAACGCCCCCATCCAAACCCCAGAAAAGACGGATGAATCCCAAGTTCTCCATCCCACCACCCCCCCTCAGTTAGAGCATCACCCTGACCCTCCAGTTGTCCCTGACAGTAGTACTGTTCCCACTGAGCCTACCCACCCTGCTCCAGACACCATTACAGAACTTGAGCCCTCTGGTGGTCCCCTGGTcatcacagaaaataagatcGAGGATTTTGCCGAAGACATCACTACGTCATCAACTGGCAAACCTTCCTCGCCTACCACACCGTCCCTCTCAGACATCTATGCAGAGCCCCCCAACGGCACGGAGCAGAACGGGAACCCAGTGCACGGCTCCAGCCAGAAGGAGTCCGTGTTCATGAGACTCAACAACCGCATCAAGGCCCTGGAGATGAACATGTCACTGAGTGGACGCTACCTGGAGCAGCTAAGCCAGAG GTATCGAAAGCAGATGGAGGAGATGCAGAAGGCTTTCAACAAAACCATCATTAAACTCCAGAACACGTCTAGAATAGCAGAGGAGCAG GACCAGCGTCAGACTGAGTCCATTCATATGCTGCAGGGCCAGCTGGAGAATGTGACTCAGCTGGTTCTCAACCTGTCTGTCAGAGTCAGCCAGCTGCAGAATGAG GTTGCAGACAGGCAGAACTACCTTCTGCTGTCtctggtggtgtgtctgtgtctcggTCTGCTGCTGTGCGTCAACCACTGCCGCATCAACACAATTTCTCCAACCGCAGAACCAGAGCCACCCATACCTAAGAGCTACACCTACTGCTGTCCTGAAAG GCAGTTCTCTTCCTGTGATGAGACGGGCTTGAAGAGGAGCGCTTCCTAtccactcatacacacactcgcCACCACTGAAG GCCCTGAAATGCTGCACGCAGAGGAGACGCAGAGTCTTTGTCCAGCTAACAGAAAG AGGAGACGCCGTAAGATGAAACCCATGGAGAAAGTGGAGACTCTGAAACCTTCTTTTCACGCAGCTCCTGAACTGTGTAACGGAGCTGTTGTGTGTAACGGTGCACCCATCACCACAAACCCCACCCCCCTCACAAAAAGGTTACTTCCACCTCTGTTTAGAGACTCACCATCAGAGGTCAGCTCGGAGGGCTCGTCACATTCAGACGACCCCTCCTTCTGTGGCATCACCACAGCTTGCAGCCGGATCTGTGACGGGCTCCCTCCACCCAAGACCCGGGCGGAGAAACGGGCATTAAGACGCAGGCGTCCAAAGTCCAGCTGCGCGGTGGTGGACTTTCTTCAAGCCCCACGGAGGGACAGGAGCGAACCATTGCCCATCTCTACCATACAGGACATCATGAACAGGAAAACGGAGCAAAGCTCTGGGACATGTGGGGTGAATGTCACCCTTTCGGGTCCTGTTTGA